One segment of Castanea sativa cultivar Marrone di Chiusa Pesio chromosome 3, ASM4071231v1 DNA contains the following:
- the LOC142629096 gene encoding uncharacterized protein LOC142629096 codes for MVLHAFWSCREVDAVWSNVELWGLWSSIQFGEFKELENKAGASIAIRNREGFLLASQSRQLNQAYRPSAIKAIVALRSLQLAMKLGFAYAILERDSLTLMSSLQNESEIMSPDGQLIEDFRRCSSSFHQLRYSHTKREGNKVVHCLARYALNISEFVVWVEYIPPLISFVLQANLANSI; via the exons ATGGTACTCCATGCTTTTTGGTCATGCCGAGAAGTTGATGCTGTTTGGTCCAATGTAGAGCTTTGGGGTTTGTGGTCAAGCATACAATTTGGAGAGTTCAAAGAGCTG GAAAATAAAGCTGGTGCTAGTATTGCCATTCGAAATAGAGAAGGCTTCTTGTTGGCGTCTCAATCCCGGCAACTAAATCAGGCTTACCGTCCAAGTGCTATTAAAGCTATAGTTGCGCTTAGAAGTCTTCAGTTAGCGATGAAACTCGGCTTTGCTTATGCTATCTTGGAGAGGGATTCTCTAACACTAATGTCATCTCTGCAAAATGAAAGTGAAATAATGTCACCTGATGGTCAGCTAATTGAAGATTTTCGTCGTTGTTCTAGTTCTTTTCATCAATTACGTTACTCTCATACTAAGAGAGAAGGTAATAAGGTTGTTCATTGTCTTGCTCGATATGCTTTAAATATCTCTGAATTTGTTGTGTGGGTGGAGTATATTCCACCACTAATTTCTTTTGTACTTCAGGCTAATTTAGCCAATTCTATTTAA